One segment of Mugil cephalus isolate CIBA_MC_2020 chromosome 14, CIBA_Mcephalus_1.1, whole genome shotgun sequence DNA contains the following:
- the LOC125020555 gene encoding 40S ribosomal protein S19 has translation MPSVTVKDVNQQEFVKALSAFLKKSGKLKVPEWVDTVKLARHKELAPCDDNWFYTRAASTARHLYLRGGVGVGAMIKIYGGRQRNGVCPAHFSVGSRNVARKVLQALEGLKMVEKDPNGGRRLTPQGQRDLDRIAGQVASASKKQRSLQSAI, from the exons ATGCCCAGTGTCACTGTGAAAGATGTCAACCAGCAGGAGTTTGTCAAGGCTCTGTCAGCTTTCCTCAAAAA GTCTGGCAAACTTAAAGTCCCCGAGTGGGTTGACACGGTGAAGCTGGCCAGACACAAGGAGCTGGCTCCCTGCGATGACAACTGGTTCTACACCAGAGCAG CGTCCACGGCCCGTCACCTGTACCTGCGAGGAGGGGTGGGCGTGGGCGCCATGATCAAGATCTACGGGGGCCGTCAGAGGAACGGCGTGTGCCCCGCCCACTTCAGCGTGGGCTCCAGGAACGTGGCGAGGAAGGTCCTCCAAGCTCTCGAGGGCCTCAAGATGGTGGAGAAGGACCCCAATGG CGGTCGGAGACTTACCCCTCAGGGGCAGAGAGACCTGGATAGGATTGCTGGTCAG GTTGCCTCGGCGAGTAAGAAACAGCGGAGTTTGCAAAGCGCCATCTGA
- the LOC125020554 gene encoding trypsin-3-like, with product MKALIFLTLLGAAFAAAEDDKIVGGYECPRHSVPYQVSLNAGYHFCGGSLISSLWVVSAAHCYKSRIQVRLGEHNIAVNEGTEQWIDAAKMIKNPRYNSYNLDNDIMLIKLSRPATLNSYVQTVSLPSRCPTADENCMVSGWGNMAANGNNFPDRLQCLRQPIIDDRICRNAYPHLFTDNMVCSGFMNGGASSCQGDSGGPLVCNGQLQGVVSWGYDCAMKGHPSVYARVCRYNSWISSVMASN from the exons ATGAAGGCCCTGATTTTCCTCACTTTGCTCGGAGCAGCAT TTGCTGCAGCTGAAGATGATAAGATTGTTGGAGGGTATGAGTGTCCCAGACACTCTGTCCCCTATCAGGTGTCTCTGAATGCTGGATACCACTTCTGTGGTGGATCCCTCATCTCCAGCCTGTGGGTGGtgtctgctgctcactgctACAAGTC TCGCATCCAGGTCCGTCTTGGTGAGCACAACATCGCTGTGAACGAGGGCACCGAGCAGTGGATCGACGCAGCCAAGATGATCAAAAACCCACGCTACAACAGCTACAACCTGGACAACGACATCATGCTGATCAAACTGAGCCGCCCCGCCACCCTCAACAGCTACGTCCAGACCGTGTCCCTGCCCTCTCGCTGCCCCACGGCCGACGAGAACTGCATGGTGTCCGGATGGGGCAATATGGCCGCCAACGGCA ACAACTTCCCTGACAGGCTCCAGTGCCTGAGGCAGCCCATCATCGATGACAGAATCTGCAGGAACGCTTACCCCCACCTCTTCACCGACAACATGGTTTGCTCCGGGTTCATGAACGGAGGCGCCAGCAGCTGCCAG GGAGACTCCGGCGGCCCTCTGGTGTGCAACGGCCAGCTGCAGGGTGTCGTGTCCTGGGGCTACGACTGCGCAATGAAGGGACACCCGAGTGTGTACGCCCGCGTCTGCCGCTACAACAGCTGGATCAGCAGTGTCATGGCCAGCAACTAA